The Nitrospirota bacterium genome contains the following window.
AAATCCCCACCCATTATACAGGAGCGCCAGAAACGGAAATTCAGACAGTTTATCGTAGATTTTTTTGTCTGTATCCCAGCCCCTTTTGTATTTGCTCTTTCCCGCAGGCGTGGGCTCTTCTGTCTTCTTCCACGACTCATAATTGATCGGATATGCCTCACCCCACTTGGCAGGATCGATCTCGCCGTCTGCGATCTTTACTGGTCTGACCGGTTCGATCTTGGATGGAGGGCAACCGTATAATAACACTATTACGGACGCAATCACTACGAACATAGCTAATATCAAATAGTTTCTTTTTTTCATCATGTAAATCTCCTTTCTTTAAAATGTTTTTATTATGCCAGTGAGTTTATGTGTAACTCTCCTATGGCAGTCCCAGCATCTTCTCTCTGTGTCTGCGGGCAACAGCGTTATATCGTGACATCTTACACAGTTAGTCTGTAAAACCTTTCTTCCACGAGATGACACTTTAATCTCTTCTGGAACCCTGCCGGAATAGAAAACCAAACCCGTCTTCAACCAGTATCTCGCCTTCTCGAGATAATAGATTCCTTTGTTCTCATGGGGCAAATGGCAGTCGACGCACTTTTTTCTCCTATGAGCCCCCGCATGTATCCAAGACTCGTATTGGGATTCCATAACATGGCACTTAACACAAAAATCAGGTTCGTCAGTCTTTGCCATTAGTTTTGGTGGACCAATCAAGAAGAAAAGAAACACGGCAACTCCGGCGACGCCAGCAATGACAATAAATAAGATAACCTTCTTCGATCTGGATCCATCCACCTTTTCACCTCCTTTAGGCAGAGAAGTTAATATAATAATCCTAAACCATCTTTTTGCAAATGTGCTGTTAATGTGTGTAAAGATTATGTAAATATTGTAAACCCCGTTAGAAAGCTTTATATGTTCTTTACCCTGCCTAAAAGGGTGAGACTTTCTTTCTAACGGGGTAAACTTTTGAGGGGTTAGTCCTTGAATCTATATCCTGCGCCAGGAACGGTCAGGATATATTCAGGATTAGAAGGGTCTTTTTCTATCTTATTTCTGAGATGCTGGATGTGGACATCTATTACACGGCTCCATTCATACAGGTGGGAATCTTTCCATACATGGTGGCGAAGAAAATCGCGGCTCAAGACTTCTCCTCTGTGTGATATGAGTGTTTTGAGGATTTCATACTCCTTCGGGGTTAACTCAACAATTTCCCCTTTAACCTTCACCTCTCTCTTTGTGAAATCTATACTTAGATCTTCAATTACAACTTCGGCTGGAATCTTC
Protein-coding sequences here:
- the nrfH gene encoding cytochrome c nitrite reductase small subunit gives rise to the protein MDGSRSKKVILFIVIAGVAGVAVFLFFLIGPPKLMAKTDEPDFCVKCHVMESQYESWIHAGAHRRKKCVDCHLPHENKGIYYLEKARYWLKTGLVFYSGRVPEEIKVSSRGRKVLQTNCVRCHDITLLPADTERRCWDCHRRVTHKLTGIIKTF